The following are encoded together in the Mycosarcoma maydis chromosome 4, whole genome shotgun sequence genome:
- a CDS encoding uncharacterized protein (related to YAP1802 - protein involved in clathrin cage assembly) — protein MSSYDKVVKGATKPKSGGIKPKYIDPIIATTFATDGSLQDVCRALGNRLREPNATVVLKSLVILHTMIRNGEVDNVLSHLSSDSGNIRLRNVSSNSWSGYSAPQTLSVYAQYLDERVRAYRDLKHDVIRSSDRSRAHSNGASNSNRLRKLSVEKGLLREVSSTQKVASVLMQCSFFLDDLNDDLVMAAFRMTLKDLLAIYTAINEGVINILEHYFEMAKSDAERALELYRRFCRQTENVVAFLNSAKKASHSLDLAIPSLKHAPVSLAGALEEYLKDPNFEQNRKEYKENKRIADGNPPASTARPTSTISSSVPKSESKKSITIREADKPERRPKPPTSNQDLQDFFASIDNDGGQNVFSNVPAEQSFLLQAQPTGMMGMNGGAFGGMSINMTGMGGIGGMGGLQPQMTGYNPFMAQQQQTGMQMPIQQQMTGFGGMQPQMSGFIQPQATGFNPFRQSIMPQPTGFGGPFGAFNGQPSMLSQQQQSQQQSQQQQQQQQQQQQQQPQNQPLQSLLSQHTAMPSQSQSPSLPGSKNAFGQPVSQQSSALSSFNSAFQPQSNGQSKPSEAVNPSKPLLPQKTGSRNPFAPPPGSAPPPASPPASRGPSLNQLAMSAFSQPSGGHYGLGANAWDGSVPANNQQQQQQQQQQQQQQQQQQQQQQQQQQQQQQEQQQQAQNGSSVSSGLLAPQKTGLIGSIASEFAFQNQNSSGNVSSGTGLGGSSTPGVVSTPSGQAQDLSSQFGALTFGGGVASTSQPQQQALQSQPTGFGGSTVRPFKPESSFGASLAANAQFGSAAASSAAGLAPQMTGNPFARMTSPEPQQQTQNASTGLAAFNSNGAGGSGALSAFNSAFGSALQTDSQQQGLPFGTANNTQSTMSLGAQLPSQLQPQLTALAPSTIKRFQPSSEFGKSIRDSEQPNLLHF, from the coding sequence CTGACAGTGGCAATATCCGCCTACGAAACGTTTCTTCCAACAGCTGGTCGGGTTACTCGGCTCCCCAGACGCTTTCTGTTTACGCGCAGTatctcgacgagcgtgtTCGTGCATATCGCGACCTCAAGCATGATGTTATCCGCTCCTCTGATCGCTCTCGCGCACACTCGAACGGtgccagcaacagcaaccgCTTGCGCAAACTCTCTGTCGAAAAGGGTCTGCTGCGCGAGGTCTCTTCCACACAAAAAGTGGCTAGCGTCCTCATGCAGTGCTCGTTCTTCCTCGACGATCTCAACGATGACCTTGTCATGGCCGCTTTCCGCATGACCCTCAAGGATCTTCTTGCCATCTACACTGCCATCAACGAAGGCGTCATCAACATTCTCGAACACTACTTTGAGATGGCCAAGTCTGACGCTGAGCGTGCACTCGAGCTCTACAGGCGCTTCTGTCGCCAGACCGAAAACGTCGTTGCTTTTCTTAACAGTGCTAAAAAGGCGTCTCACAGCCTTGACCTCGCCATCCCTTCGCTCAAGCATGCAcctgtctcgctcgccggCGCACTCGAAGAGTACCTCAAGGACCCCAATTTCGAGCAAAACCGCAAAGAATACAAGGAGAacaagcgcatcgccgATGGAAACCCGCCTGCATCCACCGCTCGGCCCActtccaccatctcttccAGCGTGCCCAAGAGCGAGTCTAAAAAGAGCATCACCATCCGTGAAGCTGACAAGCCCGAACGCAGACCCAAACCTCCCACCTCAAATCAAGACCTGCAGGACTTCTTTGCTAGCATCGACAATGACGGAGGCCAGAACGTCTTTTCCAATGTACCGGCAGAGCAGAGCTTTTTACTTCAGGCTCAGCCTACGGGCATGATGGGCATGAACGGCGGCGCGTTTGGTGGCATGAGTATCAACATGACCGGTATGGGAGGTATCGGTGGCATGGGCGGCTTGCAACCGCAGATGACCGGTTACAATCCTTTCATGgctcagcaacagcagaccGGCATGCAGATGCCAATTCAACAGCAAATGACCGGCTTTGGTGGCATGCAGCCTCAGATGTCGGGCTTCATTCAGCCCCAAGCTACCGGCTTTAACCCTTTCAGACAGTCTATCATGCCGCAGCCTACTGGCTTTGGCGGTCCGTTCGGCGCTTTCAACGGGCAACCGAGCATGTTgagccaacagcagcagtcacagcagcagtcacagcagcagcagcagcagcagcagcaacagcaacagcaacagccacaaAATCAGCCTTTACAGAGTCTGCTGTCTCAGCACACCGCCATGCCCTCACAGTCGCAATCACCATCGCTACCGGGCTCAAAGAATGCATTCGGCCAACCTGTCAGCCAACAGTCATCGGCTTTGTCATCTTTTAACTCGGCTTTCCAGCCTCAGAGCAATGGGCAGAGCAAGCCATCCGAGGCTGTCAACCCGTCCAAGCCGCTCTTGCCGCAAAAGACCGGCTCACGCAATCCGTTTGCTCCACCTCCTGGATCCgcgccaccaccagctTCACCTCCTGCGTCGCGAGGTCCGTCGTTGAATCAGCTCGCAATGAGCGCGTTTAGTCAGCCGAGTGGCGGTCATTACGGACTCGGCGCCAATGCATGGGATGGAAGTGTGCCTGCCAACAaccaacaacaacaacaacaacaacaacaacaacaacaacaacaacaacaacagcagcagcagcaacagcagcagcaacagcaacagcaacaagagcaacaacaacaagcGCAGAATGGTTCGAGCGTCAGTAGTGGATTGCTTGCACCGCAAAAGACTGGACTGAttggcagcatcgcatCAGAGTTCGCTTTTCAGAACCAGAACAGCTCGGGCAACGTCTCCTCTGGGACTGGATTgggcggcagcagcactccAGGAGTGGTATCTACACCGAGTGGCCAGGCTCAGGATTTGTCGTCGCAATTTGGGGCGCTGACATTCGGAGGAGGCGTCGCGTCTACAAgtcagccgcagcagcaagcgttGCAATCTCAACCAACAGGATTTGGAGGCAGCACAGTTCGGCCTTTCAAGCCGGAATCGTCGTTCGGGGCGAGTCTGGCGGCGAATGCGCAGTTTGGTAGCGCTGCAGCTAGCAGTGCAGCTGGGCTTGCACCGCAGATGACAGGGAATCCGTTTGCTCGAATGACAAGTCCtgagccgcagcagcagacgcagaaCGCATCGACGGGCTTGGCAGCGTTCAACAGCAATGGAGCGGGCGGTAGTGGTGCGTTGAGTGCATTCAATTCCGCGTTTGGCAGCGCTTTGCAGACTGATTCCCAGCAGCAAGGCCTGCCGTTTGGAACAGCTAATAACACTCAATCGACCATGTCGTTGGGCGCGCAACTACCGTCACAGCTGCAACCCCAACTGACCGCGTTGGCTCCCTCGACCATCAAGCGCTTCCAGCCATCGTCCGAGTTTGGTAAGAGTATCAGAGACAGCGAACAACCAAACTTGCTACATTTCTGA